A genomic segment from Gorilla gorilla gorilla isolate KB3781 chromosome 3, NHGRI_mGorGor1-v2.1_pri, whole genome shotgun sequence encodes:
- the LOC115934310 gene encoding beta-defensin 130B, with translation MGLVQKQTHGPSEQNLYSRDKDCSSLSKRNLRPPELNKSPCVPPALITHLSIGHSTTKLHSLISVLLLFVTLIPKGKTGVIPGQKQCIALKGLCRDKLCSTLDDTIGICNEGKKCCRRWWILEPYPTPVPKGKSP, from the exons ATGGgactggtacaaaagcagacacatggACCATCGGAACAGAATCTCTATTCCAGAGATAAAGACTGCt CTTCACTGAGCAAGAGAAACCTCAGGCCCCCAGAATTAAATAAAAGCCCCTGTGTTCCACCAGCCCTGATCACTCACCTCTCTATTGGGCACTCAACCACGAAACTCCATTCCCTTATTTCTGTTCTCCTCCTCTTTGTGACTTTAATACCAAAAG GAAAGACTGGCGTTATTCCAGGACAAAAACAGTGTATTGCTTTGAAAGGGCTGTGCAGAGACAAACTATGCAGCACACTAGATGATACCATTGGTATAtgtaatgaaggaaaaaaatgttgtaGAAGGTGGTGGATACTTGAGCCCTATCCAACTCCGGTTCCCAAAGGAAAATCTCCTTAG